From the genome of Brevinematales bacterium:
CTTCTTCAGCACAATTTCCACCAGCTGGACGAACGCCGCGATCACGAGGATAAACACGCTGATCTGCAGGAATTTGTCCAATCCGAGGGGCGCGAGGATGTATAAGTTGATCGGGTAGATAATCATAATCGACATCACCAGCACGAATGTCACGGCAAAACCCATCCCTATCGCGGAGTCCATTTTCTTCGATACGCCGAAGAACGGGCATAACCCGAGGAACTGCGAGAGGATGAAGTTATTGACGAAAATAGCGCTGATGACAATAACAAAAAGTTCGTTCATAGTACGCCTCCTACGCCGCTTTATTGGCGGTTTTCGCCGCCGCCGCGGCCTTCTTCAACGCTTTTTCGCGCTCTTCCTTTTTATTCTTACGGTGCTTGATTACAGCGAGCATTATCCCCATCAGGAGAAATCCCCCCGGAGGCATAATCATCACCATCGCGGGAGAGGTCAGCACCTGCGCGACATTGATTACCGACGGGTCGCCGAGTACCGGCGCGCCGAAGTTATAAATATATCCCATCCCGGCGAATTTCAGCGTGATAGTCGCGCTGCCGAATATCTCGCGGATCAGGCCGATCACGAGGAGCGCGAGGGTAAACCCGACTCCCATTCCGAGGCCATCCATCGCCGATTTCCACACGGTGTTCTTATTCGCGAACGCTTCCGCGCGGCCGAGGATGATACAGTTCACCACGATCAGGGGAATATAGATACCGAGAGACCGGTTGATATCCGGCGTAAACGCCTGCATCAGGAGCGCGATCAGGCTCACGAACGACGCGATCACCACGACATAGCTCGGGATACGCACGGCGTCCGGGATAAAGTTCCGCAGGAGCGAGATGATGACATTCGAGCAGACCAGCACGAAGATGACCGATACCCCCATCGCGATACCGTTGATAGTCTGCGTGGTCACCGCGAGGGTCGGGCATAAGCCGAGCACCACCACGAATA
Proteins encoded in this window:
- a CDS encoding electron transport complex subunit E encodes the protein MSAENTQNIPSTSGWYEFVKGILRENPIFVVVLGLCPTLAVTTQTINGIAMGVSVIFVLVCSNVIISLLRNFIPDAVRIPSYVVVIASFVSLIALLMQAFTPDINRSLGIYIPLIVVNCIILGRAEAFANKNTVWKSAMDGLGMGVGFTLALLVIGLIREIFGSATITLKFAGMGYIYNFGAPVLGDPSVINVAQVLTSPAMVMIMPPGGFLLMGIMLAVIKHRKNKKEEREKALKKAAAAAKTANKAA